In Pseudomonas fluorescens, one genomic interval encodes:
- a CDS encoding MerR family transcriptional regulator — MLEPSHNDELPVIPGKRYFTIGEVSELCAVKPHVLRYWEQEFPQLNPVKRRGNRRYYQRQDVLMIRQIRALLYDQGFTIGGARLRLSGDEAKDDTTQYKQMIRQMIAELEDVLVVLKK; from the coding sequence ATGCTGGAACCAAGTCATAACGACGAACTACCCGTCATCCCGGGCAAACGCTACTTCACCATTGGTGAAGTCAGCGAGCTGTGTGCGGTAAAACCACACGTGCTGCGCTACTGGGAGCAGGAGTTTCCTCAACTCAACCCCGTCAAACGCCGCGGAAACCGCCGGTATTATCAGCGCCAGGATGTGCTGATGATCCGGCAAATCCGCGCGCTCCTTTACGATCAGGGATTCACCATCGGCGGCGCGCGTCTGCGCTTGTCCGGTGATGAAGCCAAAGACGACACCACCCAATACAAGCAAATGATCCGCCAGATGATCGCTGAGCTTGAAGATGTACTGGTGGTGCTCAAGAAATAA
- the ihfA gene encoding integration host factor subunit alpha yields MGALTKAEMAERLYEELGLNKREAKELVELFFEEIRHALEDNEQVKLSGFGNFDLRDKRQRPGRNPKTGEEIPITARRVVTFRPGQKLKARVEAYAGTKS; encoded by the coding sequence ATGGGGGCTTTGACGAAAGCTGAGATGGCGGAACGTCTGTATGAAGAGCTGGGCCTGAACAAGCGGGAAGCCAAGGAGTTGGTTGAACTGTTTTTCGAGGAAATCAGGCACGCTCTTGAAGACAACGAGCAGGTCAAATTGTCCGGTTTCGGCAATTTCGACCTTCGGGACAAACGCCAGCGGCCTGGCCGCAACCCGAAAACGGGGGAAGAAATCCCGATCACGGCTCGCCGTGTGGTCACCTTTCGTCCAGGGCAGAAGTTGAAGGCCCGAGTTGAGGCTTATGCTGGAACCAAGTCATAA